AGAATTTCTTAAATGTGCAACCATTGCTGCAAGCATAGGTGCATGCACgttacatttttcacatttaaaagAGTTTCCTATTTTGCCCGATGGAATTTGGCTTTTCTGCTTTAAAGGTGCTGATTGTGCTTTAAATTGTAACTGTTCTTGAATCGCAGAAATTGCACTGGCAGTTGCAATGGAATATGGTGGCGGTGGAATGCTACAATTAACTGGATACGGCGGTGGAGCACTGGTAAGAATTGGATAGCTTGGTATTCTTAGCTGAGTCTGAATCTGGTTTGTCTGAACAGTGTGCACTGGTGCCACTTGTTCTTCCTTTGACACATTCGAGTCACTGTTTAGAATGGTTTCCTGGTCCTTCAGACTAACAACGTCGACAATTTTCAAGTTCAGACTTCCACTGTCCTCATCTTCATTAGTCTGCTCAGTTTCTTCCGTActaaaatagatatgaaaagatcAATTTGAATAGCATTAAGTTCTATTAATTTTCAGAATAACTGTAATTCCTTATCATGGGTtctgtaaaatgtatatgtttatgtGAGATTAGTTATTAAACTAATACTTCTTTTGTGAGTGTTAAATATTTTCAACTGtcaattacttaaaaaaaaattagaaaaaattatTGATTATGGAATAAGTATGAAAAAAATGTCTTGCCATTATAAGAAGTACATGCCCATGATCAAGTAATCTTGATACAGATTTTTTTCGCATTAAAATCAAgcttgtattttgaaattttcacatcAAACTAATTAAGGATAAAATATTAAACAGACCCTAAAATCTCAATAATTAGCTGCTGCTTGTTTCAATTTCTTATCAGAATTTGGTGACTTCTTTTGCAGCCAAGCCTGTTTTAGGGTACTATTTTTGGCATGAAGATGTAAAATCTAAGTTGTTTTAATCCATTTATCATGAAAACTATTTTCAGTACAAATACTTTTGCTTACAGGCATTTAAGCATTAAACTTAGAAAACAAAATACTTGTGGTTTAATTTTATGTCTGGTCAACAAACTGAAGGtcacaatatttaatatttttcactgtcAGTGTCTGGAAGGTAGTGGAAAGGAAACTATATTTTACTTATGGCGATGTCAATTTTATATGTGAAAGTCATGGTATCAAGTAATATTGCAGCAgtgtattgttttaaacaatcaAGATTTAATGCTACTGGTTTTTAATTTGAACTgcaattatttgaacattttattaagaaaacatCAACAACAGTAAGCCTTGATTTAACTGATAAAAACATTACTCTCAGTAGCATATTCACAGTAAAAATGGTATTAGATTGTAGAATCAATTATTTTAGTGTtcaaacatacatatacatgtatgttatgcaatTATCTGATAGTGAATGCAGCCACAGCATGGAAATGTcacttgatacattaaaaaaaatttggttttgatATGATATGAAAGGAGGTAAACATCAATATTCATACATCTTTATAGTGCATAAGAACAAAGCTGAACCAAGAAATGATCCTGTAATATGTttttatgatttgaacaatgacaaaaacatattatacaaaaaaacatgaaaattaatttttagcAATGTGTATTAACAGGATTGAAAAGTCTGAGAGGTAAATGATTTAAATACAAAAccaacatttattttaatttacaccaAATATTCAATGAATGTTTCACTACATTATATTGTTATGCACTTATGTGTAGAAATAAAATgccacaaaaataattttcagtaCAGGATAGACTCAATGAGAAGCGCCCTAACAAATGTGTCAAATCTTCCGATGACCTTCAAATATGGCGGCCATTGATAAACAGATGAAATTTTGAGAACAGAAAGTATCTGTATAAAATTGTGCCTTATTCTGACCAGAATCTTATTTTAAAGAAGTAATTATTACATATGATTTTGTGATCACCCCAGCCTTGCAGGTATCTATTCTGTCTgtacaaattaaattaaatatataaacttattttcaaactttctcTACATTCTGATACCATTTTCACTGCAAGAAATTTGTTACTGTTTTCTGCTTATTTTCCAGACCAacttaatttcattattttacagtacTGTAACAAGGAGTGTTACAAACTATGCAGGATTAAATGGAATTGTCTAGAAACTTAGAAAAGCATTATCCTTAACATAGAAATATGGCAAAGAATTGCCCAGCAAGTAACAAACCTGGTTTGTGATAAGTTATTTTCGACGACAGAATCATCCATTTTCTGTTCCCTCTGTGCTGTCTTTGGACATGGGTCTTCTGCTGTCGCTGTAACATTCTCGGCAGTTTCAGGCAGGGGTTTATAAATAAACTGTGATCCTGGATGAACTTCTCTATAGTGCTGGATAATATGCTCCTTGGCCTTGTAAACAACATTGTCACACTGAGAACAAACATACTGAACTTCAGAATTATCAACATCATTTGGAGTGTCACTTAGCACTGAAGCAGGGCTAACCTTTAAATCTGAGGAAATACTTTTTGGGCCAGCTTTCATTGAGTTCACAGATGAAGAAGATGTTGAGGCAAATGACGCGTTCGTAAATTTACTCTCTTTCTGAAGTACTTTCTGTATGCTTTGACTACTGGATTTAGGTTTTGAGCCAAATGAGCTACTGAAAGCAGCCATATTTTGTTCAACTTTGTCTTTGTCTTGAATAAACTGTAGAAACGTTGCTTCATATGCATCAGTAGCTTTTATGGCTGGTTTTTCTGGAAGTACACTATTAAAACTTGTAGATGTGTCCGGCATTTGAAAAGCTTTATTTTGTTCAATGATTAAGTCTTCAGttggtgttttgtttttctttctgtgATGATGGTGGCTTTTACTATGTTTTTCAGAGTCAGACGATTCGGATTTATTTCCAGATTTTGTTTTACTCTTCTCTTTCTTTTTTTCCATCTTCTGTTCACCTTTACTTGACTGTTCCACAGGCGAATCTGGAGATGGTTCAACAATATATGTTTTGCGTTTAGAAGAAAATCCTCCTTTCACTTTGATTTTAAGCGGAGGAACTGTTTTTCTAGCAGTTTGTTGCtcattaatacttttaatatttctCACTTTTTTGGGTGGGGTTACAGCTGATTTTAGTGgtgaaatgttttcatttttgacagGTGTTCTTCGTTTTGGTCTTAATTCTCTCTGCTTAATATCTGGGCTAACAGTTTCAGTtacttttttatcattatcatttatttctcccatattttcagtaatttcattttgtttaggGCTTTCTGAATTATCAACAGTTTTAATTTGATCAAGTTCTGTACTttccttcacaacacatttttcaTTGTTCACACTAGTATCGTCAATAGTTTCTACATTATTTGGCATTTCAGGTTTGTCAGGATCTTTGTCTGTATTATCAGTTGATATCTTATCCAAAGGACCTTCAGCAACATCTAAGGGCTGACTTTCATTAGGTTGGGCAATGTCTGCATTTATTTCGACAGCCTCATGATGTTTGGCAGGGATACTACCTTTTTCTTCATCTGAGTTATCTTGACTATCTTGCATATCTCCCTCAGATTCACAAGAGCTCTCTGTTTGACCTTGAGCACGTTCTAGctccttaataaaatctttcaaaacaATCTTACAAGGTTTGCAGCATTTTAACAAGTCTTCAACAGTTtcaattttttcttcagtttctaTTACACTTTCAACAACTGGCTGTGCTTGAGTTTCTATAACAGCATTTTCAGTTGTTTCTATTTCTTTGCTTTGAATAGGTGATGATTCTAATGAGTCTGGTCCTTGTGTTTTTGATTTCAGTTTAAACTTTGCTTCTTTTCGTGATAATTTCTGTGCCTCATTCCTCAAGTATTCATTTTCTTCCAAACTTTGCTTCAATGCTATGTTGTCAAGAGGTGATCTTGAAATCTTTTGCCTTAGTTCAAACTTTCTCGTTACACCCGTTTCAGGCGACTTACTTTCAGCAGAACTTACTTTTTTATCATTCAAAGTTTCTGTACTAGTTCCACTATTCAATGCTAAATCATCAAcacttttttgttttggtttcctTCCTGGTTTCTTTCTAACTTTAGTGTCTGTTACAATTTTACCTTGTTTCTTTTTTGACAAAGATAGAGGTACAAATCTCTTTCTTCTAATTTTATGCTTAATTTTGGCTTTTTTATCATTCTTACTCTCTCCTTCAATTTCAGTTGTTAAATCTTTATCATCAGTAACTgggttatcaagttccttattaaTGTTATTGTCTTTGTCAATAGCAACTTCCTCATCTGTAActacttttaaacttttttcagtttcagttagaGTGGTGTGTTCGTCTGAAACTTCTTTTGTCtctttagaatttaaaataatttcttcagATGCTTCAACTTTCTTTTCCTCATCACAAGGTTTATCCTCAACAATTTCTTTACCAGTCTTTTCTTCCTTCAACTCTTCACACTTTTCCTCTGCAATCTTTTGACTATAATTTATTTCTTCTCTATCACTTAAAGTCTGAGCTACTACATTTTCACCGACAGACTTTGCTTCAACTTTTTCATCACCACACTTTAAGTCAGTTATTTCCGATTGAGAATCCTTTTTACTCTCAAACTTAATGACTATGTCGTCAATCAATTCAAAAAGCATTTCTCTTATTTCAATTTCAGACTCTGTATAAAGTTCTTTACCTGTAGACTCAGATTCAACCTCAGCATGGAAATCTATTGTATCAGAATCATCCACACTTTCCTCCACAGGTATTTCTTCATGATCTTCAGTCAATATTTCATCTTTGAGTTCAATTGTGCATTCGGTATCATCACTGTCGGCATCATCTCCATTTTTTTCACTAAAAACATCCACATTTTCTTTCACAGAATCATCTTTACTTTCAAGCGTCACATCTGTGAATTTTTCGAACAACCCTTGAcgataattttcagattttcctGTATAAATGGGTTCCGGACATTTCACAACTTTTTCTTCTGTTTGTTCAATTTGTCTTCTTTGTTTCTCTTGATTgcatttatcattttcaatagtACTAACAGTTTTTGAGGTCCCTCCAGTTGACTTCGTCACATTTTCTATTGAAACTTTTTCAGGTGTTCTCTTCATTAGTGGTTTTCTACGTTTCTTTCTAACACGGCTTAAAAATGGGGACTGTTTTAACATTCTATTGCGGTATGCTGTTAGTTGTGATacatattttttgacaatttttccaTCTTTTACTTTAAGATTAGGTGACTTTTTATTTGGACTTCTCTTTCTCTTGAATAAAGGTTTCTTAATAGGAGTAACAGTTACTACTTGACTGATATCTGATTCATCATCAGTTTGTCCTTTTTCTGCTTTTTTCCTTTCTTTCCTTAACTGCTTTTCATCCAGTAAATCAAATTCACCACTGAGTGTACGTTTCCTCTTTTTGCCTGGAATGATTTCAAATCTTTGCCTAGTTCTTACAGTCTGATCATCACTGTCTATGTTCTCCTCCCCTAAAATTAAAACCTGTTTCTCTATATTACGTTTCAGGGACCCAATGGAGTTAGTGCTTAATTCAGAGCAAACAGATTCAGTGTCACTAAATTTTGCAACATCAACATTCGGCCTACGCACATTTTTTGCATTATCGCTACTACCATCAGTTTCAGGTTTAATCATTGTCTTTTCTTCAATGCTTGCTGGTGGAATGCTTCCATTCACTTCACTATTTTTCACAGTTGCTTTAGAATTAATGTTACTCAAATTTGGTAAGGTGTCAGATTTTGATACCTCAGATGCTGTGAAAGCACCGTCTTTTACAGAAACTTCTGTCTTTTGCGCACCCTCCTCTTTTGAAACAACTTCTGTTTTCGTTGAAGTTTGTATGCCTCCAGCATTCATTTTTTGTATTAGCTTACTTTGCAATTTTCTCCTGAGATCATTTGAAGCTAAAGGTTCTGTCTGATTTGTAAATTCTAGACCAGAAGCTTGTGATTCTAAGATTCTTTTTTTCCTAATTTTATGCATTatgtctttttccttttttattttagcAACTGACTTTACAGAAGACAGTTTTTTATAAAACCCTGTTGTCCTGAATGGAACTCTTGGTTTAATATTTGACTCAAGAGATATATCATTTCTGGCTTTAAAAACAACTGCCTCAATAGCTTCATCAATTGCATTCACTTCCATCTTGCTTTCAATTTCTTTCTCTATTGCAACAGGAATTTCCTCTTTTTCTGCAACAACACTATTTTCTTTGGAACTATTGGAAATTGTTTCTACCTTATCTGCAATCACCTGATCAGCAATCGCCTTATTAGCAAGTCTCTGAAGAGTTGTTTTATTTCTAGCACCAGGAGGTCGTCCGGGACCTCTACTAATTGCCTTTTTCAAGCTCTGAGATCCAAACTGTGTCCTATTTCTTGAAACAATAGTCTTAACAGCTTTTGCTCTAGTTTTTAACATTGTCAGTGGAGCATagtactttttatttttagcacCAGGGGGTCTTCCAGGTCCCCTCTTTTCAGATGGAATTCCATTCAGTTTAACGTTAGCTTTATTTGTTTCTTGTTCGTCATTTTCAAATGATGACATACTCCCATCATTCTTGCTGTTTTCATTTGTTGTCATTACAGGAGTAAGCTTAGGAAGCTTGTTCATCCTTCGGAACCCTTTTGGCATGTTGCTTTTAATAATTTTGGAACTATATTGCTTCAAACACCTGCcttcatatcttttcatattaaatgatttcagtttttCACCTTTACCCAATGATTTCAACTGatctgttttaaactttttaatcTTTTTAGGACGACCTGGCTTTCTTTTCAATGGAGGGCTGCTGTCCTCTGTTTCATAGTCTGTCACATTCTCTACTGGAGATGACTCTACAGGAGGTTCTGCATAAAGCACCGGAGGAGTTTCTTTTGGCCTGCCTTTTTTCCTTTTGATAGCAATATTACAAGGTGTTAAAGGATCTGGACTTTTAAAATTGTCATCATCACCATTTGCCATTTCTTTTGGGGATAAATCTAAAGACTTTGGACGACGACCTCTCTTCTTTTTTCCTGTGTCACTGCTTGCCGAACTACCACTGTCCAGACTTTTTCTAGGTTTATTATAGTCACTAGAAATACTCCTATTTTTCTTATCTGTATCacttttcttgaattttttatcatCACCCTTAGCTTTACTTTCTAAAGAAGATTCACGTGAGCTGCTCTGCTCGGATGAACTTCCGTCTCTGTTGAGGCTGCTTTTCCTACCACCCTTTTGCAAAGACTGGTTCAATCGACTCTTTCTTTCATTTGAATTCTCTCTAGAGCTGGTTGGTGTTCCTTTATTTGAGCCTCCTGAAGAACCTTTAGAAGTTCCTGCTTTTTTACTCTTTATAGAATCTTCATCAATGTGTAGAGTTGATGACATTTTCCATTTCTTTGGAGCTCCTGAAAAACACAAGGATATTTTCTTACCACTTACCAAAAAGTACACTGATATCACCTACTTTATCAAAGTAAACTAACTCTTCATTCATTAATATTTAACAGCAACCTTTCACAGCTAAAAATGGGACTATTTAAGCATAGATGGCAGCATAGACTTCagctgaaaaaagaaagaaatatatattcatgTACAATGCAGCACTCTTTTCAGCtaaaaatattgctttttatatatacaGAGCAACAGataaactacatgtatgtaattgggtaaatatgaaattaaattgCCAAATATGCAATTCAAACAATTGATGCATATATCGAAACGCACCTGAAAATCCAAAATACgcattttttgattttgtttgtttgtaactATGTTTGGACAGGAGGTATCAATAGCAAATAATACACGTGATAATTATGTCACACTAGTTGTGTTAGCTTCTGTAAGCTAGGACAAACTTTAGAACGATATAAAATACACAGCTAATCAGAGGTTTATGACATAAGA
The genomic region above belongs to Mercenaria mercenaria strain notata chromosome 12, MADL_Memer_1, whole genome shotgun sequence and contains:
- the LOC123534247 gene encoding uncharacterized protein LOC123534247 isoform X2 — protein: MNFYSQISRDETGAPKKWKMSSTLHIDEDSIKSKKAGTSKGSSGGSNKGTPTSSRENSNERKSRLNQSLQKGGRKSSLNRDGSSSEQSSSRESSLESKAKGDDKKFKKSDTDKKNRSISSDYNKPRKSLDSGSSASSDTGKKKRGRRPKSLDLSPKEMANGDDDNFKSPDPLTPCNIAIKRKKGRPKETPPVLYAEPPVESSPVENVTDYETEDSSPPLKRKPGRPKKIKKFKTDQLKSLGKGEKLKSFNMKRYEGRCLKQYSSKIIKSNMPKGFRRMNKLPKLTPVMTTNENSKNDGSMSSFENDEQETNKANVKLNGIPSEKRGPGRPPGAKNKKYYAPLTMLKTRAKAVKTIVSRNRTQFGSQSLKKAISRGPGRPPGARNKTTLQRLANKAIADQVIADKVETISNSSKENSVVAEKEEIPVAIEKEIESKMEVNAIDEAIEAVVFKARNDISLESNIKPRVPFRTTGFYKKLSSVKSVAKIKKEKDIMHKIRKKRILESQASGLEFTNQTEPLASNDLRRKLQSKLIQKMNAGGIQTSTKTEVVSKEEGAQKTEVSVKDGAFTASEVSKSDTLPNLSNINSKATVKNSEVNGSIPPASIEEKTMIKPETDGSSDNAKNVRRPNVDVAKFSDTESVCSELSTNSIGSLKRNIEKQVLILGEENIDSDDQTVRTRQRFEIIPGKKRKRTLSGEFDLLDEKQLRKERKKAEKGQTDDESDISQVVTVTPIKKPLFKRKRSPNKKSPNLKVKDGKIVKKYVSQLTAYRNRMLKQSPFLSRVRKKRRKPLMKRTPEKVSIENVTKSTGGTSKTVSTIENDKCNQEKQRRQIEQTEEKVVKCPEPIYTGKSENYRQGLFEKFTDVTLESKDDSVKENVDVFSEKNGDDADSDDTECTIELKDEILTEDHEEIPVEESVDDSDTIDFHAEVESESTGKELYTESEIEIREMLFELIDDIVIKFESKKDSQSEITDLKCGDEKVEAKSVGENVVAQTLSDREEINYSQKIAEEKCEELKEEKTGKEIVEDKPCDEEKKVEASEEIILNSKETKEVSDEHTTLTETEKSLKVVTDEEVAIDKDNNINKELDNPVTDDKDLTTEIEGESKNDKKAKIKHKIRRKRFVPLSLSKKKQGKIVTDTKVRKKPGRKPKQKSVDDLALNSGTSTETLNDKKVSSAESKSPETGVTRKFELRQKISRSPLDNIALKQSLEENEYLRNEAQKLSRKEAKFKLKSKTQGPDSLESSPIQSKEIETTENAVIETQAQPVVESVIETEEKIETVEDLLKCCKPCKIVLKDFIKELERAQGQTESSCESEGDMQDSQDNSDEEKGSIPAKHHEAVEINADIAQPNESQPLDVAEGPLDKISTDNTDKDPDKPEMPNNVETIDDTSVNNEKCVVKESTELDQIKTVDNSESPKQNEITENMGEINDNDKKVTETVSPDIKQRELRPKRRTPVKNENISPLKSAVTPPKKVRNIKSINEQQTARKTVPPLKIKVKGGFSSKRKTYIVEPSPDSPVEQSSKGEQKMEKKKEKSKTKSGNKSESSDSEKHSKSHHHHRKKNKTPTEDLIIEQNKAFQMPDTSTSFNSVLPEKPAIKATDAYEATFLQFIQDKDKVEQNMAAFSSSFGSKPKSSSQSIQKVLQKESKFTNASFASTSSSSVNSMKAGPKSISSDLKVSPASVLSDTPNDVDNSEVQYVCSQCDNVVYKAKEHIIQHYREVHPGSQFIYKPLPETAENVTATAEDPCPKTAQREQKMDDSVVENNLSQTSTEETEQTNEDEDSGSLNLKIVDVVSLKDQETILNSDSNVSKEEQVAPVHTVQTNQIQTQLRIPSYPILTSAPPPYPVNCSIPPPPYSIATASAISAIQEQLQFKAQSAPLKQKSQIPSGKIGNSFKCEKCNVHAPMLAAMVAHLRNSHREIPRLFQCPYCKDMEAETEALIHQHIKKHHPTNNPNPPVALSEPAKRNLKTLSVKLPEGLKLGEGNSIEKDIYMCLKCKEHMPSLETIYEHLEHEHAEIFAYVCPVCKVFKSKSEELVNNHIVMNHHRRPAEVNVSLAIDGNHFVRVQCLVKDKAKSGQKSVHSVQQKQQLSPSMNAIQQSKPAVQVPGQITTSLHLQPIPQVVVPQESPVSAQGSSNTNPLNPLQQTSSNIQTPSVGSKPTVPGQKKKKSLLESIQKIKVQKMEQQGLLPQKSATSVTSTIPSHPSQLGSAKPNTAPGAAPPPLMRGPPPLIRYDQLSKVTSPQSIMLGSAIRTSSQLALQNQASLTSLQRLQNITSSQNAQSLTGTARPIQSSLFDTSDLESVKSQQSQRPVLNVPVVSRVSNKSPFSKVQSTSSTPEIIETTATGSPLDLSKTTPSPVPQSALPLNSGQVQVSGAGLNPEVFQVFNLRPSTQMQLPRQQIPVPQMIAQPIMLPQQVRQNTPSTLAYRPAGSQMIATSQVQQLIGMPVGTAVIGNMVVSLGNVSQGIPAMPVVNPALQNAQFVRMSAPQIPAVTMLNSSENSAVSTQAQSKSSVTGQPGLSKATLFRCPYCPNITPLRFDQVQTHIENKHPGSSVLFKPFETR
- the LOC123534247 gene encoding uncharacterized protein LOC123534247 isoform X1 — translated: MERQKSIPPLSTKITRKLAQESADHNTLMNFYSQISRDETGAPKKWKMSSTLHIDEDSIKSKKAGTSKGSSGGSNKGTPTSSRENSNERKSRLNQSLQKGGRKSSLNRDGSSSEQSSSRESSLESKAKGDDKKFKKSDTDKKNRSISSDYNKPRKSLDSGSSASSDTGKKKRGRRPKSLDLSPKEMANGDDDNFKSPDPLTPCNIAIKRKKGRPKETPPVLYAEPPVESSPVENVTDYETEDSSPPLKRKPGRPKKIKKFKTDQLKSLGKGEKLKSFNMKRYEGRCLKQYSSKIIKSNMPKGFRRMNKLPKLTPVMTTNENSKNDGSMSSFENDEQETNKANVKLNGIPSEKRGPGRPPGAKNKKYYAPLTMLKTRAKAVKTIVSRNRTQFGSQSLKKAISRGPGRPPGARNKTTLQRLANKAIADQVIADKVETISNSSKENSVVAEKEEIPVAIEKEIESKMEVNAIDEAIEAVVFKARNDISLESNIKPRVPFRTTGFYKKLSSVKSVAKIKKEKDIMHKIRKKRILESQASGLEFTNQTEPLASNDLRRKLQSKLIQKMNAGGIQTSTKTEVVSKEEGAQKTEVSVKDGAFTASEVSKSDTLPNLSNINSKATVKNSEVNGSIPPASIEEKTMIKPETDGSSDNAKNVRRPNVDVAKFSDTESVCSELSTNSIGSLKRNIEKQVLILGEENIDSDDQTVRTRQRFEIIPGKKRKRTLSGEFDLLDEKQLRKERKKAEKGQTDDESDISQVVTVTPIKKPLFKRKRSPNKKSPNLKVKDGKIVKKYVSQLTAYRNRMLKQSPFLSRVRKKRRKPLMKRTPEKVSIENVTKSTGGTSKTVSTIENDKCNQEKQRRQIEQTEEKVVKCPEPIYTGKSENYRQGLFEKFTDVTLESKDDSVKENVDVFSEKNGDDADSDDTECTIELKDEILTEDHEEIPVEESVDDSDTIDFHAEVESESTGKELYTESEIEIREMLFELIDDIVIKFESKKDSQSEITDLKCGDEKVEAKSVGENVVAQTLSDREEINYSQKIAEEKCEELKEEKTGKEIVEDKPCDEEKKVEASEEIILNSKETKEVSDEHTTLTETEKSLKVVTDEEVAIDKDNNINKELDNPVTDDKDLTTEIEGESKNDKKAKIKHKIRRKRFVPLSLSKKKQGKIVTDTKVRKKPGRKPKQKSVDDLALNSGTSTETLNDKKVSSAESKSPETGVTRKFELRQKISRSPLDNIALKQSLEENEYLRNEAQKLSRKEAKFKLKSKTQGPDSLESSPIQSKEIETTENAVIETQAQPVVESVIETEEKIETVEDLLKCCKPCKIVLKDFIKELERAQGQTESSCESEGDMQDSQDNSDEEKGSIPAKHHEAVEINADIAQPNESQPLDVAEGPLDKISTDNTDKDPDKPEMPNNVETIDDTSVNNEKCVVKESTELDQIKTVDNSESPKQNEITENMGEINDNDKKVTETVSPDIKQRELRPKRRTPVKNENISPLKSAVTPPKKVRNIKSINEQQTARKTVPPLKIKVKGGFSSKRKTYIVEPSPDSPVEQSSKGEQKMEKKKEKSKTKSGNKSESSDSEKHSKSHHHHRKKNKTPTEDLIIEQNKAFQMPDTSTSFNSVLPEKPAIKATDAYEATFLQFIQDKDKVEQNMAAFSSSFGSKPKSSSQSIQKVLQKESKFTNASFASTSSSSVNSMKAGPKSISSDLKVSPASVLSDTPNDVDNSEVQYVCSQCDNVVYKAKEHIIQHYREVHPGSQFIYKPLPETAENVTATAEDPCPKTAQREQKMDDSVVENNLSQTSTEETEQTNEDEDSGSLNLKIVDVVSLKDQETILNSDSNVSKEEQVAPVHTVQTNQIQTQLRIPSYPILTSAPPPYPVNCSIPPPPYSIATASAISAIQEQLQFKAQSAPLKQKSQIPSGKIGNSFKCEKCNVHAPMLAAMVAHLRNSHREIPRLFQCPYCKDMEAETEALIHQHIKKHHPTNNPNPPVALSEPAKRNLKTLSVKLPEGLKLGEGNSIEKDIYMCLKCKEHMPSLETIYEHLEHEHAEIFAYVCPVCKVFKSKSEELVNNHIVMNHHRRPAEVNVSLAIDGNHFVRVQCLVKDKAKSGQKSVHSVQQKQQLSPSMNAIQQSKPAVQVPGQITTSLHLQPIPQVVVPQESPVSAQGSSNTNPLNPLQQTSSNIQTPSVGSKPTVPGQKKKKSLLESIQKIKVQKMEQQGLLPQKSATSVTSTIPSHPSQLGSAKPNTAPGAAPPPLMRGPPPLIRYDQLSKVTSPQSIMLGSAIRTSSQLALQNQASLTSLQRLQNITSSQNAQSLTGTARPIQSSLFDTSDLESVKSQQSQRPVLNVPVVSRVSNKSPFSKVQSTSSTPEIIETTATGSPLDLSKTTPSPVPQSALPLNSGQVQVSGAGLNPEVFQVFNLRPSTQMQLPRQQIPVPQMIAQPIMLPQQVRQNTPSTLAYRPAGSQMIATSQVQQLIGMPVGTAVIGNMVVSLGNVSQGIPAMPVVNPALQNAQFVRMSAPQIPAVTMLNSSENSAVSTQAQSKSSVTGQPGLSKATLFRCPYCPNITPLRFDQVQTHIENKHPGSSVLFKPFETR